The following proteins come from a genomic window of Crassostrea angulata isolate pt1a10 chromosome 1, ASM2561291v2, whole genome shotgun sequence:
- the LOC128155604 gene encoding uncharacterized protein LOC128155604 isoform X2, with translation MEVLDNEFMDHHYPSTVLENLKSLWLSKRLCDATLEAGPVKFYVHRLILIAMIPGLNKLQICTTGKPLEVILPATIKAEALNSIVHYLYTGALHLTPQNASWVEQIIHLLGLVKLYPFCKQYQCYLKRKKMVTQAVELFKNPVLVLSESEKAVQVHYLESEQQLGCLKGQLSISNSSSVIRNISVVKKEESDENIEGIEAKNSELALNHSDFTLGTFLESSSKERLHFQICNNTKDGDIYESNPSETTSTQRPSSETSTCTASETCMINDLLNSNEENSNALENKTVGKGAAIASLNESKTETCEKESKNVMLQHIKLEPVLSDDELECGVDRGNFLDKYIDGRQAVATQLDCQFTRQKLHISNPDQLGNAKADGLSTMSREKDDFTIFCPLCLIYFNSRKSYTDHQSVCFDTFHHNQLFRLEQKIHQFCNPVPRTSRVPYQSSTGGRVFSFVRQRAESATSSSTYTVPVSPDREQTSHVQQIEAQIENINFKELKNPVLEGNGGESGRIEDNQNIPFSLNEGVSITPERMEEKLSTGSKTPLLSNLLRDDYEVMEENRQTVNCHEVLQLNNIEHTVDHTLDGENNADDLKLKITDVWTLKDVQEHSELFPGDSRKKLSNKAEDQPEINKMEDRCKEASKFFALYDVETVGNKLYIKRKTTVGSQKGTQTCDQLKTDKISKQMRKQVNAEANVHRNSSNVGRQEWREAGDEMANRNVLPENTENKRRECFSSDDKSSGNEKIVITQTPIKKLTSIITAVSEGENKHLLKKKQGNYDDIKARGSSSTENKCSMPSKSNINNASSSQKDKQTERKVYEFRERTTKVINQQVQDYLGIRDEKTLNKGRLDHQIHQTIVCSPTVSKAGELLCSSKNEVLTKQGEPKLYNLVNTYSCKDTSQNVGPLNYYRKSSLQEKIARIHRENCIVIPKQWKDWKEKNSNKTTKGQLEPKLMEVPPIVLKRVPSATDDLVNKNASCTSEVSRQYVVPLKKRKQY, from the exons GTCCATCGTTTGATCCTGATTGCAATGATTCCAGGGTTGAACAAGCTGCAGATCTGTACTACAGGAAAGCCTCTTGAAGTGATTCTCCCAGCAACAATAAAAGCAGAAGCTTTAAACTCCATAGTTCACTACCTGTATACTGGAGCTTTGCATTTAACCCCACAGAATGCTTCTTGGGTAGAACAAATCATACACCTTTTGGGATTGGTAAAGCTCTACCCATTTTGTAAGCAGTATCAGTGTTATTTGAAGAGAAAGAAAATGGTTACCCAGGCAGTTGAGTTATTCAAGAATCCTGTTCTTGTGCTAAGTGAATCTGAGAAGGCAGTGCAGGTTCATTATTTGGAGTCTGAGCAACAGCTGGGTTGCCTAAAAGGACAGCTTTCCATTTCAAACTCCTCATCAGTTATAAGAAACATTTCTGTTGTCAAAAAAGAGGAATCTGATGAAAACATTGAGGGAATTGAAGCAAAGAATTCAGAGCTTGCATTAAATCATAGTGATTTTACTTTAGGAACCTTTCTAGAGTCATCATCTAAGGAGAgattacattttcaaatttgtaaCAACACTAAAGATGGTGATATATATGAATCAAACCCCTCAGAAACTACCTCTACTCAAAGACCATCATCAGAAACTTCTACATGCACAGCATCAGAGACTTGCATGATCAATGATTTGTTAAACTCTAATGAGGAAAACAGCAATgcattagaaaataaaacagttggAAAAGGAGCAGCAATTGCCAGTTTGAATGAATccaaaactgaaacttgtgagAAGGAATCTAAGAATGTGATGCTACAACACATTAAATTGGAACCTGTACTATCAGATGATGAGTTGGAATGTGGTGTTGATAGGGGCAATTTTCTGG ATAAGTACATAGATGGAAGGCAAGCTGTAGCCACTCAGTTGGATTGCCAGTTCACAAGACAGAAGTTACACATAAGCAACCCTGATCAACTAGGCAATGCCAAGGCTGATGGTTTATCAACTATGTCTAGAGAAAAAGATGATTTTACCATTTTCTGTCCACTCTGCTTGATCTATTTCAATTCCAGGAAGTCCTACACAGATCACCAGAGTGTTTGTTTTGATACCTTTCATCACAACCAATTGTTTAGGCTTGAGCAGAAAATACATCAGTTTTGCAATCCAGTTCCCAGAA ctaGCAGGGTTCCTTATCAAAGTAGCACAGGTGGCAGAGTTTTCTCTTTTGTAAG ACAAAGGGCCGAGTCTGCCACTAGTTCTTCAACATATACAGTACCTGTATCCCCAGACAGAGAGCAAACTAGTCATGTTCAACAAATAGAAGCACAG ATAGAAAacatcaattttaaagaattgaaaaaTCCAGTGCTTGAAGGAAATGGCGGAGAGTCAGGAAGGATTGAAGATAACCAGAACATACCATTCAGTTTGAATGAGGGTGTCAGTATCACTCCAGAAAGAATGGAAGAAAAGTTAAGCACAGGGAGCAAGACGCCTTTGCTCTCAAACTTGTTGAGAGATGATTATGAAGTAATGGAGGAAAACAGACAAACAGTGAACTGCCATGAAGTTCTCCAATTAAATAATATTGAACACACAGTGGATCACACCCTGGATGGAGAAAATAATGCTGATGatctgaaattgaaaattacagatgtttggactctaaaag ATGTCCAGGAACATTCAGAACTGTTTCCTGGAGACTCTcggaaaaaattatcaaacaaaGCTGAAGACCAACCTGAAATCAACAAAATGGAGGACAGATGCAAGGAAGCATCCAAATTTTTTGCCTTGTATGATGTGGAAACAGTAGGAAATAAGttatatatcaaaagaaaaaccACAGTAGGAAGTCAAAAGGGGACACAAACATGTGATCAACtcaaaacagacaaaataaGTAAACAAATGAGAAAGCAAGTCAATGCTGAAGCAAACGTACACAGGAATAGTAGCAATGTAGGAAGGCAAGAATGGAGAGAAGCTGGTGATGAAATGGCCAATCGTAATGTTTTACCAGAAAACACTGAAAACAAAAGAAGAGAATGTTTCAGTTCTGATGATAAATCGTCAGGGAATGAGAAGATTGTGATTACCCAGACTCCCATTAAGAAATTGACCAGTATTATCACTGCTGTTTCTGAAGGAGAAAACAAACATCTGTTGAAGAAGAAACAAGGAAATTATGATGATATAAAAGCAAGAGGTTCATCAAGCACAGAAAACAAATGCAGCATGCCCTCTAAGAGTAATATTAATAATGCTTCTAGTAGTCAGAAGGATAAGCAAACAGAGAGAAAGGTGTATGAATTCAGAGAGAGAACAACGAAAGTCATAAATCAACAGGTGCAAGATTATTTGGGCATTAGAGAtgaaaaaactttaaataaaggtAGACTCGATCATCAAATCCATCAGACGATTGTGTGCTCACCAACTGTTAGTAAAGCAGGAGAACTGTTATGTTCATCAAAGAACGAAGTTTTGACGAAACAAGGTGAACCTAAACTGTACAATTTAGTCAATACATACAGTTGCAAGGACACCTCTCAGAACGTGGGTCCTCTAAACTATTACAGGAAATCTAGTTTACAAGAAAAGATTGCCAGGATTCACAGGGAAAATTGCATTGTTATTCCAAAGCAGTGGAAGGATTGGAaagagaaaaattcaaataaaacgaCAAAAGGACAGTTGGAACCAAAATTGATGGAAGTTCCACCGATAGTTTTAAAGAGAGTTCCAAGTGCGACAGATGACTTAGTGAATAAAAATGCATCATGCACTTCAGAAGTTTCTCGCCAATATGTAGTGCCCTTAAAGAAAAGGAAGCAGTACTAA
- the LOC128155604 gene encoding uncharacterized protein LOC128155604 isoform X1, translated as MEVLDNEFMDHHYPSTVLENLKSLWLSKRLCDATLEAGPVKFYVHRLILIAMIPGLNKLQICTTGKPLEVILPATIKAEALNSIVHYLYTGALHLTPQNASWVEQIIHLLGLVKLYPFCKQYQCYLKRKKMVTQAVELFKNPVLVLSESEKAVQVHYLESEQQLGCLKGQLSISNSSSVIRNISVVKKEESDENIEGIEAKNSELALNHSDFTLGTFLESSSKERLHFQICNNTKDGDIYESNPSETTSTQRPSSETSTCTASETCMINDLLNSNEENSNALENKTVGKGAAIASLNESKTETCEKESKNVMLQHIKLEPVLSDDELECGVDRGNFLGKDKYIDGRQAVATQLDCQFTRQKLHISNPDQLGNAKADGLSTMSREKDDFTIFCPLCLIYFNSRKSYTDHQSVCFDTFHHNQLFRLEQKIHQFCNPVPRTSRVPYQSSTGGRVFSFVRQRAESATSSSTYTVPVSPDREQTSHVQQIEAQIENINFKELKNPVLEGNGGESGRIEDNQNIPFSLNEGVSITPERMEEKLSTGSKTPLLSNLLRDDYEVMEENRQTVNCHEVLQLNNIEHTVDHTLDGENNADDLKLKITDVWTLKDVQEHSELFPGDSRKKLSNKAEDQPEINKMEDRCKEASKFFALYDVETVGNKLYIKRKTTVGSQKGTQTCDQLKTDKISKQMRKQVNAEANVHRNSSNVGRQEWREAGDEMANRNVLPENTENKRRECFSSDDKSSGNEKIVITQTPIKKLTSIITAVSEGENKHLLKKKQGNYDDIKARGSSSTENKCSMPSKSNINNASSSQKDKQTERKVYEFRERTTKVINQQVQDYLGIRDEKTLNKGRLDHQIHQTIVCSPTVSKAGELLCSSKNEVLTKQGEPKLYNLVNTYSCKDTSQNVGPLNYYRKSSLQEKIARIHRENCIVIPKQWKDWKEKNSNKTTKGQLEPKLMEVPPIVLKRVPSATDDLVNKNASCTSEVSRQYVVPLKKRKQY; from the exons GTCCATCGTTTGATCCTGATTGCAATGATTCCAGGGTTGAACAAGCTGCAGATCTGTACTACAGGAAAGCCTCTTGAAGTGATTCTCCCAGCAACAATAAAAGCAGAAGCTTTAAACTCCATAGTTCACTACCTGTATACTGGAGCTTTGCATTTAACCCCACAGAATGCTTCTTGGGTAGAACAAATCATACACCTTTTGGGATTGGTAAAGCTCTACCCATTTTGTAAGCAGTATCAGTGTTATTTGAAGAGAAAGAAAATGGTTACCCAGGCAGTTGAGTTATTCAAGAATCCTGTTCTTGTGCTAAGTGAATCTGAGAAGGCAGTGCAGGTTCATTATTTGGAGTCTGAGCAACAGCTGGGTTGCCTAAAAGGACAGCTTTCCATTTCAAACTCCTCATCAGTTATAAGAAACATTTCTGTTGTCAAAAAAGAGGAATCTGATGAAAACATTGAGGGAATTGAAGCAAAGAATTCAGAGCTTGCATTAAATCATAGTGATTTTACTTTAGGAACCTTTCTAGAGTCATCATCTAAGGAGAgattacattttcaaatttgtaaCAACACTAAAGATGGTGATATATATGAATCAAACCCCTCAGAAACTACCTCTACTCAAAGACCATCATCAGAAACTTCTACATGCACAGCATCAGAGACTTGCATGATCAATGATTTGTTAAACTCTAATGAGGAAAACAGCAATgcattagaaaataaaacagttggAAAAGGAGCAGCAATTGCCAGTTTGAATGAATccaaaactgaaacttgtgagAAGGAATCTAAGAATGTGATGCTACAACACATTAAATTGGAACCTGTACTATCAGATGATGAGTTGGAATGTGGTGTTGATAGGGGCAATTTTCTGGGTAAGG ATAAGTACATAGATGGAAGGCAAGCTGTAGCCACTCAGTTGGATTGCCAGTTCACAAGACAGAAGTTACACATAAGCAACCCTGATCAACTAGGCAATGCCAAGGCTGATGGTTTATCAACTATGTCTAGAGAAAAAGATGATTTTACCATTTTCTGTCCACTCTGCTTGATCTATTTCAATTCCAGGAAGTCCTACACAGATCACCAGAGTGTTTGTTTTGATACCTTTCATCACAACCAATTGTTTAGGCTTGAGCAGAAAATACATCAGTTTTGCAATCCAGTTCCCAGAA ctaGCAGGGTTCCTTATCAAAGTAGCACAGGTGGCAGAGTTTTCTCTTTTGTAAG ACAAAGGGCCGAGTCTGCCACTAGTTCTTCAACATATACAGTACCTGTATCCCCAGACAGAGAGCAAACTAGTCATGTTCAACAAATAGAAGCACAG ATAGAAAacatcaattttaaagaattgaaaaaTCCAGTGCTTGAAGGAAATGGCGGAGAGTCAGGAAGGATTGAAGATAACCAGAACATACCATTCAGTTTGAATGAGGGTGTCAGTATCACTCCAGAAAGAATGGAAGAAAAGTTAAGCACAGGGAGCAAGACGCCTTTGCTCTCAAACTTGTTGAGAGATGATTATGAAGTAATGGAGGAAAACAGACAAACAGTGAACTGCCATGAAGTTCTCCAATTAAATAATATTGAACACACAGTGGATCACACCCTGGATGGAGAAAATAATGCTGATGatctgaaattgaaaattacagatgtttggactctaaaag ATGTCCAGGAACATTCAGAACTGTTTCCTGGAGACTCTcggaaaaaattatcaaacaaaGCTGAAGACCAACCTGAAATCAACAAAATGGAGGACAGATGCAAGGAAGCATCCAAATTTTTTGCCTTGTATGATGTGGAAACAGTAGGAAATAAGttatatatcaaaagaaaaaccACAGTAGGAAGTCAAAAGGGGACACAAACATGTGATCAACtcaaaacagacaaaataaGTAAACAAATGAGAAAGCAAGTCAATGCTGAAGCAAACGTACACAGGAATAGTAGCAATGTAGGAAGGCAAGAATGGAGAGAAGCTGGTGATGAAATGGCCAATCGTAATGTTTTACCAGAAAACACTGAAAACAAAAGAAGAGAATGTTTCAGTTCTGATGATAAATCGTCAGGGAATGAGAAGATTGTGATTACCCAGACTCCCATTAAGAAATTGACCAGTATTATCACTGCTGTTTCTGAAGGAGAAAACAAACATCTGTTGAAGAAGAAACAAGGAAATTATGATGATATAAAAGCAAGAGGTTCATCAAGCACAGAAAACAAATGCAGCATGCCCTCTAAGAGTAATATTAATAATGCTTCTAGTAGTCAGAAGGATAAGCAAACAGAGAGAAAGGTGTATGAATTCAGAGAGAGAACAACGAAAGTCATAAATCAACAGGTGCAAGATTATTTGGGCATTAGAGAtgaaaaaactttaaataaaggtAGACTCGATCATCAAATCCATCAGACGATTGTGTGCTCACCAACTGTTAGTAAAGCAGGAGAACTGTTATGTTCATCAAAGAACGAAGTTTTGACGAAACAAGGTGAACCTAAACTGTACAATTTAGTCAATACATACAGTTGCAAGGACACCTCTCAGAACGTGGGTCCTCTAAACTATTACAGGAAATCTAGTTTACAAGAAAAGATTGCCAGGATTCACAGGGAAAATTGCATTGTTATTCCAAAGCAGTGGAAGGATTGGAaagagaaaaattcaaataaaacgaCAAAAGGACAGTTGGAACCAAAATTGATGGAAGTTCCACCGATAGTTTTAAAGAGAGTTCCAAGTGCGACAGATGACTTAGTGAATAAAAATGCATCATGCACTTCAGAAGTTTCTCGCCAATATGTAGTGCCCTTAAAGAAAAGGAAGCAGTACTAA